The following are encoded in a window of Peromyscus leucopus breed LL Stock chromosome X, UCI_PerLeu_2.1, whole genome shotgun sequence genomic DNA:
- the LOC114705271 gene encoding uncharacterized protein LOC114705271 — protein MRKCEDQVSQHGSIKRVLLKVLQTLEDSTILPSHPSPPKTENKPKSTRGYEALYVATPGSPCPSSPSWLRARAVALSARTASPLLPSALRPPKGAGERLGGARSGAWPHLPGRLFLGLLRATGRWLLLLASRGALSSSPAPADSSPTPARLRSCSGPAPVPLRSCSGPAPALLRYASLGAPRLDPRLAAFVRLGGAASQENPRNLCKKLTMKFKKFYDFGAIFEWSERLFSFSRLDVGKVWLEGAEDVYIVRFGCGGARHL, from the exons ATGAGGAAGTGTGAGGACCAGGTGTCTCAGCATGGCAGTATCAAGAGGGTGCTCCTGAAGG TTTTGCAGACCCTGGAAGACTCTACCATACTgccctctcacccctcccctccaaaaaCCGAAAATAAGCCCAAATC cacccGCGGCTATGAAGCTCTGTACGTGGCCACTCCAGGCTCCCCATGTCCTTCCAGCCCTTCCTGGCTGCGGGCCAGGGCTGTGGCGCTGAGCGCCCGCACggcctcccccctcctcccttccgcCCTCCGGCCTCCAAAGGGAGCCGGCGAACGGTTGGGCGGGGCGCGGAGCGGAGCCTGGCCACACCTCCCGGGCCGGCTTTTTCTAGGGCTGCTGCGGGCCACTGGGCGCTGGCTGCTCCTGCTCGCCTCTCGGGGTGCGCTCAGCTCCAGCCCTGCTCCAGCCGACTCCAGCCCGACTCCAGCCCGGCTCCGGTCCTGCTCCGGTCCCGCTCCGGTCCCGCTCCGGTCCTGCTCCGGCCCTGCTCCAGCTCTCCTCCGCTACGCCTCTCTTGGAGCTCCGCGCCTTGACCCCCGGCTCGCGGCTTTCG TTCGACTTGGCGGAGCGGCTTCGCAGGAAAATCCCAGAAACCTTTGCAAAAAGCTTACAATGAAATTTAAGAAGTTCTACGATTTCGGCGCCATTTTCGAGTGGAGTGAGAG GTTGTTTAGTTTTTCCAGACTCGACGTTGGAAAAGTTTGGCTCGAAGGTGCGGAGGACGTGTACATTGTGCGTTTTGGGTGTGGGGGCGCACGACATCTGTAA